From a region of the Vanrija pseudolonga chromosome 2, complete sequence genome:
- the SPAC30C2.08 gene encoding UPF0662 protein, which translates to MASNMVPQEELPVLEAVINIRNRLTALKKDTTRFIRAQDVMSIYNQIVKQVAKLNTIRDEHSQPALNSNSSSSATPAPFHLEPNRVDTIIADVFSLVSLFFLAVGKTRESPAVYCQIASMRQILNHMNESGVYTEAYLQGFKERLNQLKTIIENDRRDGRHNEQVLKYMSYKLQGTEAIVDKLIDSLSVLSIELVPIHNRLVLLRKQLMALATEPKVNKAEFKPIVEELRKIDSKRVDGQFLGPGGSSVPEGQALLSGLLDSCFEIVQDVKAREAEVDVTPPLKPIWERLTTIKQQLEQLTLTHRWTLRETDLYNYSVALREIDQMRVDGKFVDADGNKAEGQYVLLYLLRRCYGLIFRLMSESEPISEELMPVANKLSTIKKCLNEVLKYGGPYSPRDLYPYHLALHQIDQLRKDGKFLADDGSIPEGQAILNAQLSEAHELLEMLKESMSDDDDDDE; encoded by the exons ATGGCGTCCAACATGGTGCCCCAG GAGGAGCTTCCTGTCCTCGAAGCCGTCATCAACATTCGAAACCGTCTTACAGCTCTGAAAAAG GACACGACCAGGTTCATCCGTGCTCAGGATGTCATGTCCATCTACAACCAGATTGTCAAGCAAG TTGCCAAGCTCAACACCATTCGTGATGAGCACTCACAGCCTGCTCTCAACTCCaactcgagcagctcggccactCCCGCTCCCTTCCACCTTGAGCCCAACCGTGTCGACACCATCATTGCGGACGTCTTCTCTCTTGTCAGCCTGTTcttccttgccgtcggcaagACCCGAGAGTCGCCAGCGGTGTACTGCCAGATTGCCAGCATGCGT CAAATCCTCAACCACATGAACGAATCGGGCGTGTACACTGAGGCTTACCTCCAAGGGTTCAAGGAGCGTCTCAACCAGCTCAAGACAATTATCGAGAACGACCGCCGGGATGGACGGCACAATGAGCAGGTGCTCAAATACATGTCGTACAAGCTCCAGGGAACTG AGGCTATTGTGGACAAGCTGATCGACTCTCTGTCCGTGCTGTCGATTGAGCTGGTTCCCATTCACAACAGACTCGTTCTGCTTCGCAAGCAGCTCATGGCGCTTGCCACCGAGCCCAAGGTCAACAAGGCCGAGTTCAAGCCTattgtcgaggagctgcgcaAGATCGACTC GAAGCGCGTGGATGGGCAGTTCTTGGGTCCCGGCGGTTCATCTGTCCCAGAGGGCCAGGCACTTCTCAGCGGTCTTCTCGACTCATGTTTCGAGATTGTTCAGGATGtcaaggcgcgcgaggccgaggtggatgTTACCCCACCTCTCAAGCCAATCTGGGAGCGCCTGACGACGATTAAGCAGCAGCTGGAGCAGCTGA CGTTGACACACCGGTGGACTCTGCGTGAGACCGACCTGTACAA CTACTCAGTGGCTCTGCGCGAGATCGACCAGATGCGAGTGGATGGCAAGTTCGTCGACGCTGATGGCAACAAGGCGGAGGGACAATAC GTCTTGCTCTACCTGCTCCGTCGCTGTTACGGCCTCATCTTCCGCCTCATGTCTGAATCTGAGCCCATCTCGGAGGAGCTGATGCCCGTT GCAAACAAGCTCTCGACAATCAAGAAGTGTCTCAACGAAGTGCTCAAGTACGGTGGACCATACAGCCCTCGTGATCTCTACCCATACCACCTTGCCCTGCACCAGATTGACCAGCTGCGCAAGGACGGCAAGTtccttgccgacgacggtaGCATACCCGAGGGCCAGGCCATTCTCAACGCTCAGCTGTCGGAGGCACACGAGTTGCTCGAGATGCTCAAGGAGAGCatgtcggacgacgacgatgacgacgaatAG